From the Elstera cyanobacteriorum genome, one window contains:
- a CDS encoding MarR family winged helix-turn-helix transcriptional regulator, whose product MTETPPPLVFQTLNEIGIIAQLAGRRFEQVMPLGLSLAQFTALNHLVRMGDGRSLVRMASALQVTKASMGEVVRKLAEKALVTITPDPEDRRGKKVYLTDAGREARAAAITALGPDMTRLSEAFGDAFFTDLLPKLADLRRWLDRARDAGPASGAD is encoded by the coding sequence ATGACCGAGACCCCGCCCCCACTCGTCTTTCAAACCCTCAATGAAATCGGGATTATTGCCCAATTGGCGGGGCGGCGGTTTGAACAGGTCATGCCGCTGGGGCTGAGCCTTGCCCAGTTCACCGCCCTCAACCATCTGGTGCGGATGGGCGACGGGCGCAGCTTGGTCCGCATGGCCAGCGCGCTTCAGGTGACCAAAGCCAGCATGGGGGAGGTCGTGCGCAAACTCGCCGAAAAAGCGCTCGTGACAATCACCCCCGACCCAGAGGATCGGCGCGGTAAGAAGGTTTACTTGACCGACGCGGGACGGGAGGCCCGCGCGGCGGCAATCACCGCGCTAGGCCCCGATATGACGCGCCTCAGCGAAGCCTTTGGGGACGCTTTTTTTACCGACCTTCTGCCGAAGCTCGCCGACCTCCGCCGCTGGCTGGATCGCGCGCGGGACGCCGGACCTGCCAGTGGTGCCGATTAG
- a CDS encoding Acg family FMN-binding oxidoreductase encodes MASLNRRRFLKWTLGGFAALSTAAIAGGVGISLIPDVPAAANAPWRTAGQGRNPRERALSYAALAPNPHNLQSWLIELIGDDRMRLYVDRRRLLPETDPVNRQIVIGQGCFIETLALAAGLEGYRAEVTLFPEGAFATNGVDHRPVAEVRLIAGGQADPLAHAITQRRSVKEPFDVTKIPSNGQLRALTALSTADARLAATASPDRVKRLRDLLYVGMEIETRLPRTFLESVKLMRIGAEEITRHRDGIDLGGGMMEVLGRTGIVTREALADPTSSSFQTGLDRYRAMTEATPALIWLTTPGNRREDQIAAGRAYQRLALSVAQAGLSLHPMSQLLQEYPEMAEAQRQLMAELEVHAPERVQMLARIGYGPTTSPAPRRDPASLIVAGPKLSMAF; translated from the coding sequence ATGGCCTCGCTCAATCGCCGCCGTTTCCTGAAATGGACCCTGGGGGGCTTTGCCGCCCTAAGCACGGCGGCGATCGCCGGAGGGGTCGGTATAAGCTTGATCCCCGATGTTCCCGCTGCCGCGAATGCCCCGTGGCGCACCGCAGGCCAAGGCCGCAACCCGCGAGAGCGGGCGTTGAGCTATGCCGCCCTCGCCCCCAATCCGCATAATTTGCAATCCTGGCTGATCGAGCTTATCGGCGACGACCGGATGCGCCTGTATGTGGACCGCCGCCGCCTGTTGCCAGAAACCGATCCGGTCAACCGCCAGATCGTGATTGGTCAGGGTTGTTTCATCGAAACCTTGGCGCTGGCGGCAGGGCTGGAAGGCTATCGGGCCGAGGTCACCCTGTTTCCAGAAGGGGCTTTTGCCACAAACGGCGTCGATCATCGCCCCGTCGCCGAGGTACGCTTGATCGCCGGGGGCCAAGCCGACCCGCTGGCCCACGCGATTACCCAGCGCCGTAGCGTGAAGGAACCGTTCGACGTAACCAAGATTCCCAGCAATGGGCAGTTGCGCGCCCTGACCGCCCTCAGCACCGCCGACGCCCGGCTCGCGGCGACCGCGTCCCCCGACCGGGTCAAGCGCCTGCGCGACCTGCTCTATGTCGGTATGGAGATTGAAACCCGCCTGCCCCGGACGTTTCTGGAAAGCGTCAAGCTCATGCGGATTGGCGCTGAGGAAATCACCCGACACCGCGACGGCATCGACCTTGGTGGTGGCATGATGGAAGTGCTGGGGCGCACTGGGATCGTCACGCGCGAAGCCCTGGCCGATCCGACCAGCAGCAGCTTCCAAACGGGGCTTGATCGCTATAGGGCGATGACGGAGGCGACGCCCGCGCTGATTTGGCTCACAACACCGGGCAACCGTCGCGAGGATCAAATCGCCGCCGGGCGCGCCTATCAACGGCTTGCCCTCAGCGTCGCCCAGGCCGGTTTATCGCTGCACCCGATGAGCCAATTGCTGCAAGAATATCCCGAGATGGCCGAGGCGCAGCGCCAACTAATGGCCGAGCTTGAGGTGCATGCCCCCGAGCGCGTGCAGATGCTGGCCCGGATCGGCTATGGTCCCACCACCTCTCCCGCCCCCCGGCGCGACCCGGCATCGCTGATCGTCGCTGGGCCGAAACTATCGATGGCTTTCTGA
- a CDS encoding AraC family transcriptional regulator: protein MLDNSYEARLLRVIDYLWANLDAPLDLDHLAGVAAFSPYHFHRIYRGATGETVAETVRRLRLHRAAGALVQSDQPISEIANRAGYGSQAAFTRSFSADYGLPPALYRRRSVDPALKESQMLPIDYVTLPDLPCAAVPHRGSYLEIGKAFETLTVYAAGRGLIGPETRMFGVYHDDPSAVPVGDLRSEACVTVPPGTALDSPAQPLTIAGGRYAAALHVGPYAELEHAYQWLFGTWLPESGQEPDDRPALEEYLNDPRTLPPTEWKTLIYVPLKG, encoded by the coding sequence ATGCTGGACAATTCCTACGAAGCGCGCCTGTTGCGGGTGATAGACTATCTTTGGGCGAACCTCGATGCGCCGCTCGATCTCGATCATTTGGCGGGGGTTGCCGCCTTTTCCCCCTATCACTTCCACCGTATCTATCGGGGCGCGACGGGGGAAACGGTGGCGGAAACCGTGCGTCGGCTGCGGCTGCACCGGGCGGCGGGGGCGCTGGTGCAGTCCGACCAACCCATTTCCGAGATCGCCAACCGGGCGGGATACGGCAGCCAAGCCGCGTTCACGCGCAGCTTTTCCGCCGATTACGGCCTGCCGCCCGCGCTCTATCGCCGCCGATCCGTTGATCCTGCCCTGAAGGAGAGCCAGATGTTACCCATCGATTACGTGACGCTGCCCGATCTGCCGTGCGCCGCTGTCCCGCACCGTGGATCGTATCTCGAAATCGGGAAAGCGTTTGAAACGCTGACGGTTTATGCCGCCGGGCGCGGGCTGATCGGGCCCGAAACCCGCATGTTCGGCGTGTACCACGACGATCCCTCCGCCGTTCCGGTGGGCGATCTTCGCTCCGAAGCCTGTGTGACCGTCCCGCCTGGAACGGCTCTCGACAGCCCTGCCCAACCGCTCACCATCGCGGGGGGGCGCTACGCCGCCGCCTTGCATGTCGGTCCCTATGCGGAACTCGAGCATGCCTATCAGTGGCTGTTCGGCACCTGGTTGCCGGAAAGCGGGCAGGAGCCGGATGATCGCCCCGCGCTGGAGGAATATCTCAACGATCCCCGGACCCTGCCGCCCACCGAGTGGAAGACGCTGATCTATGTGCCGCTCAAAGGGTAG
- a CDS encoding SMP-30/gluconolactonase/LRE family protein, producing MSRLLGPVELAVRQQCKTGESPVWDAPRACLWWVDINGPTLFRLTPATGAVREWHFGEAIGCVARVSDGALLLALRSGLVRFDPDTGAQTALTPAPYDPSRYRFNDGKVDPQGRFWVGTMHEPRTERSAQLYCLTAEGLEARAGDVMVSNGLAWSPDGTRLYHSDTRAHAIYTYPMDPATGAIGARSIFASLPPAGGRPDGAAMDCEGGYWSAQFAGGRVLRFAPDGTITDAISLPVSRPTMVAFGGPDRQTLYITSAAEGLTAEQLAAEPLAGSLFSLRVAVPGEAIPAVAYPLSGT from the coding sequence ATGTCGAGACTCTTGGGTCCGGTCGAACTGGCGGTTCGGCAACAGTGCAAAACCGGGGAATCGCCGGTCTGGGATGCGCCGCGCGCCTGCCTGTGGTGGGTTGACATCAACGGGCCAACGCTGTTTCGCCTAACCCCGGCAACGGGCGCGGTCCGTGAATGGCATTTTGGCGAGGCGATCGGCTGCGTTGCCCGCGTCTCCGATGGCGCCCTGCTGCTCGCCCTGCGCTCGGGGCTTGTGCGCTTCGATCCCGACACGGGCGCTCAGACCGCCCTCACCCCCGCCCCCTATGACCCAAGCCGCTACCGCTTTAACGATGGCAAGGTCGATCCGCAGGGCCGCTTCTGGGTCGGCACGATGCACGAGCCGCGCACCGAACGCAGCGCGCAGCTTTACTGCCTAACCGCCGAGGGGCTGGAGGCGCGGGCGGGCGACGTGATGGTCTCCAACGGTCTTGCCTGGTCGCCCGATGGGACGCGGCTGTATCATTCCGACACGCGCGCCCACGCTATCTATACCTACCCGATGGACCCCGCGACGGGCGCTATCGGCGCACGGTCGATCTTCGCCAGCCTGCCGCCCGCAGGCGGTCGCCCGGATGGGGCGGCGATGGATTGCGAAGGCGGCTATTGGAGCGCGCAGTTCGCCGGGGGCCGCGTACTGCGCTTTGCCCCCGATGGCACGATTACCGACGCGATTAGCCTGCCGGTCAGCCGCCCGACGATGGTCGCCTTTGGCGGGCCGGACCGGCAAACCCTCTATATCACCAGCGCCGCCGAAGGGCTGACGGCCGAGCAACTGGCTGCCGAACCCCTAGCGGGGTCGCTGTTCAGCCTGCGCGTTGCGGTTCCGGGCGAGGCGATTCCGGCGGTCGCCTACCCTTTGAGCGGCACATAG
- a CDS encoding YqaA family protein: MLRRLYDWVIALSGTPQAPWALAIVSFVESSVFPIPPDVMLVPMCLANRRKALFYATICTLASVAGGFLGYAIGYYLWEAVGSWVIQTYGLGAKFDEFQKAFAEYGWWIIVLKGMTPIPYKLITIASGVAHFPLLAFTVASILSRAMRFFLIAGLLHFFGEPIRLFIEKYLTLLTTVFAVLLVGGFVLLRYL, encoded by the coding sequence ATGCTCCGCCGTCTCTACGACTGGGTGATCGCCCTTTCCGGCACCCCGCAGGCCCCCTGGGCCTTGGCCATCGTGTCCTTCGTCGAAAGCTCCGTCTTTCCGATCCCGCCCGATGTGATGCTGGTGCCGATGTGCCTTGCCAATCGGCGCAAGGCGCTGTTTTACGCGACGATCTGCACCCTGGCTTCGGTCGCGGGCGGGTTCCTCGGCTATGCCATTGGCTATTACCTGTGGGAAGCGGTCGGCTCCTGGGTCATCCAGACCTATGGTCTTGGGGCGAAGTTCGACGAGTTTCAAAAGGCCTTTGCCGAGTATGGCTGGTGGATCATCGTTCTGAAGGGGATGACGCCAATCCCCTATAAGCTGATCACCATCGCCTCGGGCGTTGCGCATTTTCCGCTGCTGGCTTTTACGGTCGCGTCGATCCTATCGCGGGCGATGCGCTTCTTTCTAATCGCCGGGCTGCTGCACTTCTTCGGCGAACCGATCCGCTTGTTTATCGAGAAATATCTGACCTTGCTGACCACGGTTTTTGCCGTGCTGCTGGTTGGCGGGTTCGTCCTGCTACGCTATCTCTAA